One region of Syngnathus scovelli strain Florida chromosome 15, RoL_Ssco_1.2, whole genome shotgun sequence genomic DNA includes:
- the LOC125982330 gene encoding hexokinase-2 isoform X1 produces the protein MNADICTIHVDGIPLDTLSKVQTYLKPFMLSLEVLQQVSARLERDLRRGLGRHSHHRAAVQMLPTFVTATPDGTEKGDFLALDLGGTNFRVLRVRVLEEEQRMVKMDSQICAIPQDMMEGPGEKLFDHIAACLGEFLKSQNLQGKILPLGFTFSFPCHQKEIDKVSHTHSNDPVSVFCLTFCLCVCGEQSILIRWTKGFQCSGVEGHDVVQLLREAIQRQGDYDVGSIAMVNDTVGTMMSCGYRDQSCEIGMIIGTGTNACYMEEMKNVKRVDCTQGRMCINTEWGGFGDNGSLADIQTEFDVQVDKTSINPGVHTFEKMISGMYLGEIVRLILVKMTKDGLLFKGQASEALLSPGGFETKYISHIEEELSGLENGNKILSNLGLAWEPVDVRVVRMVCDTVSSRSARLCAAALATLVNRMRVARGLERLKTTVGVDGSVYRKHPNFSAELQATVRQLAPKCDVSYLLSEDGSGKGAAMVTAVALRLARESRLLDDSDGEDSDDEEQ, from the exons ATGAACGCCGACATCTGCACCATCCACGTTGACGGCATCCCTCTGGACACGCTCAGTAAG GTTCAAACCTACCTGAAGCCGTTCATGCTGTCCCTGGAGGTCCTGCAGCAGGTTTCCGCACGATTGGAACGTGACCTGAGACGAGGCCTGGGGAGGCACTCGCACCACAGGGCCGCCGTCCAGATGCTGCCCACTTTTGTCACAGCCACACCAGACGGGACAG AAAAAGGCGACTTCCTGGCTTTGGACCTGGGTGGGACAAACTTCCGGGTGCTCCGCGTGCGAGTGCTGGAGGAAGAGCAGAGGATGGTGAAGATGGACAGTCAGATCTGCGCCATCCCGCAAGACATGATGGAGGGACCTGGAGAAAAG TTGTTCGACCACATCGCCGCCTGTCTGGGGGAATTCCTCAAGTCGCAGAATCTGCAGGGCAAAATTCTCCCTCTGGGCTTCACCTTTTCTTTCCCCTGCCATCAGAAGGAAATTGACaaggtctcacacacacactccaacgATCcagtttcagttttttgtctgacattctgtttgtgtgtgtgtggggagcaGAGCATCTTGATCCGCTGGACCAAAGGCTTCCAATGCTCGGGGGTGGAGGGCCATGATGTGGTGCAGCTCCTGCGAGAAGCAATTCAGCGGCAAGGG GATTACGACGTGGGCTCCATCGCCATGGTTAATGACACCGTGGGCACCATGATGAGCTGCGGCTACAGGGACCAAAGCTGCGAGATCGGCATGATCATCG GCACGGGCACCAACGCGTGCTACATGGAGGAGATGAAGAACGTGAAACGTGTGGATTGCACCCAAGGACGCATGTGCATTAACACCGAGTGGGGCGGCTTCGGCGACAACGGTTCGCTCGCGGACATTCAGACCGAGTTTGACGTCCAGGTGGACAAGACGTCCATAAACCCCGGCGTCCACAC CTTTGAGAAGATGATCAGCGGCATGTACCTGGGTGAGATAGTGCGCCTCATTCTGGTGAAGATGACAAAAGACGGGCTGCTGTTCAAGGGGCAGGCATCGGAGGCGCTGCTGTCACCGGGCGGATTTGAAACCAAGTACATCTCCCACATAGAAGA AGAGCTCAGTGGCCTGGAGAACGGGAACAAAATCTTGAGCAACTTGGGTCTGGCGTGGGAGCCGGTGGACGTGCGTGTGGTGCGGATGGTCTGCGACACGGTGTCGTCGCGCTCGGCTCGCCTCTGCGCCGCCGCTTTGGCCACCCTCGTCAACCGCATGAGGGTCGCCCGCGGCCTGGAACGCCTGAAAACCACCGTGGGAGTGGACGGCTCTGTATACCGCAAACACCCCAA CTTCAGCGCCGAGTTGCAGGCCACGGTGCGCCAGCTGGCCCCCAAATGCGACGTCAGCTACCTTCTCTCGGAGGACGGCAGCGGCAAAGGTGCCGCCATGGTAACGGCGGTGGCGCTGAGGCTGGCCCGCGAGTCCCGCCTGCTGGATGACAGCGACGGTGAGGACAGCGACGACGAAGAGCAATGA
- the LOC125982330 gene encoding hexokinase-2 isoform X2 — translation MNADICTIHVDGIPLDTLSKVQTYLKPFMLSLEVLQQVSARLERDLRRGLGRHSHHRAAVQMLPTFVTATPDGTEKGDFLALDLGGTNFRVLRVRVLEEEQRMVKMDSQICAIPQDMMEGPGEKLFDHIAACLGEFLKSQNLQGKILPLGFTFSFPCHQKEIDKSILIRWTKGFQCSGVEGHDVVQLLREAIQRQGDYDVGSIAMVNDTVGTMMSCGYRDQSCEIGMIIGTGTNACYMEEMKNVKRVDCTQGRMCINTEWGGFGDNGSLADIQTEFDVQVDKTSINPGVHTFEKMISGMYLGEIVRLILVKMTKDGLLFKGQASEALLSPGGFETKYISHIEEELSGLENGNKILSNLGLAWEPVDVRVVRMVCDTVSSRSARLCAAALATLVNRMRVARGLERLKTTVGVDGSVYRKHPNFSAELQATVRQLAPKCDVSYLLSEDGSGKGAAMVTAVALRLARESRLLDDSDGEDSDDEEQ, via the exons ATGAACGCCGACATCTGCACCATCCACGTTGACGGCATCCCTCTGGACACGCTCAGTAAG GTTCAAACCTACCTGAAGCCGTTCATGCTGTCCCTGGAGGTCCTGCAGCAGGTTTCCGCACGATTGGAACGTGACCTGAGACGAGGCCTGGGGAGGCACTCGCACCACAGGGCCGCCGTCCAGATGCTGCCCACTTTTGTCACAGCCACACCAGACGGGACAG AAAAAGGCGACTTCCTGGCTTTGGACCTGGGTGGGACAAACTTCCGGGTGCTCCGCGTGCGAGTGCTGGAGGAAGAGCAGAGGATGGTGAAGATGGACAGTCAGATCTGCGCCATCCCGCAAGACATGATGGAGGGACCTGGAGAAAAG TTGTTCGACCACATCGCCGCCTGTCTGGGGGAATTCCTCAAGTCGCAGAATCTGCAGGGCAAAATTCTCCCTCTGGGCTTCACCTTTTCTTTCCCCTGCCATCAGAAGGAAATTGACaag AGCATCTTGATCCGCTGGACCAAAGGCTTCCAATGCTCGGGGGTGGAGGGCCATGATGTGGTGCAGCTCCTGCGAGAAGCAATTCAGCGGCAAGGG GATTACGACGTGGGCTCCATCGCCATGGTTAATGACACCGTGGGCACCATGATGAGCTGCGGCTACAGGGACCAAAGCTGCGAGATCGGCATGATCATCG GCACGGGCACCAACGCGTGCTACATGGAGGAGATGAAGAACGTGAAACGTGTGGATTGCACCCAAGGACGCATGTGCATTAACACCGAGTGGGGCGGCTTCGGCGACAACGGTTCGCTCGCGGACATTCAGACCGAGTTTGACGTCCAGGTGGACAAGACGTCCATAAACCCCGGCGTCCACAC CTTTGAGAAGATGATCAGCGGCATGTACCTGGGTGAGATAGTGCGCCTCATTCTGGTGAAGATGACAAAAGACGGGCTGCTGTTCAAGGGGCAGGCATCGGAGGCGCTGCTGTCACCGGGCGGATTTGAAACCAAGTACATCTCCCACATAGAAGA AGAGCTCAGTGGCCTGGAGAACGGGAACAAAATCTTGAGCAACTTGGGTCTGGCGTGGGAGCCGGTGGACGTGCGTGTGGTGCGGATGGTCTGCGACACGGTGTCGTCGCGCTCGGCTCGCCTCTGCGCCGCCGCTTTGGCCACCCTCGTCAACCGCATGAGGGTCGCCCGCGGCCTGGAACGCCTGAAAACCACCGTGGGAGTGGACGGCTCTGTATACCGCAAACACCCCAA CTTCAGCGCCGAGTTGCAGGCCACGGTGCGCCAGCTGGCCCCCAAATGCGACGTCAGCTACCTTCTCTCGGAGGACGGCAGCGGCAAAGGTGCCGCCATGGTAACGGCGGTGGCGCTGAGGCTGGCCCGCGAGTCCCGCCTGCTGGATGACAGCGACGGTGAGGACAGCGACGACGAAGAGCAATGA
- the LOC125982330 gene encoding hexokinase-2 isoform X3, with translation MLSLEVLQQVSARLERDLRRGLGRHSHHRAAVQMLPTFVTATPDGTEKGDFLALDLGGTNFRVLRVRVLEEEQRMVKMDSQICAIPQDMMEGPGEKLFDHIAACLGEFLKSQNLQGKILPLGFTFSFPCHQKEIDKVSHTHSNDPVSVFCLTFCLCVCGEQSILIRWTKGFQCSGVEGHDVVQLLREAIQRQGDYDVGSIAMVNDTVGTMMSCGYRDQSCEIGMIIGTGTNACYMEEMKNVKRVDCTQGRMCINTEWGGFGDNGSLADIQTEFDVQVDKTSINPGVHTFEKMISGMYLGEIVRLILVKMTKDGLLFKGQASEALLSPGGFETKYISHIEEELSGLENGNKILSNLGLAWEPVDVRVVRMVCDTVSSRSARLCAAALATLVNRMRVARGLERLKTTVGVDGSVYRKHPNFSAELQATVRQLAPKCDVSYLLSEDGSGKGAAMVTAVALRLARESRLLDDSDGEDSDDEEQ, from the exons ATGCTGTCCCTGGAGGTCCTGCAGCAGGTTTCCGCACGATTGGAACGTGACCTGAGACGAGGCCTGGGGAGGCACTCGCACCACAGGGCCGCCGTCCAGATGCTGCCCACTTTTGTCACAGCCACACCAGACGGGACAG AAAAAGGCGACTTCCTGGCTTTGGACCTGGGTGGGACAAACTTCCGGGTGCTCCGCGTGCGAGTGCTGGAGGAAGAGCAGAGGATGGTGAAGATGGACAGTCAGATCTGCGCCATCCCGCAAGACATGATGGAGGGACCTGGAGAAAAG TTGTTCGACCACATCGCCGCCTGTCTGGGGGAATTCCTCAAGTCGCAGAATCTGCAGGGCAAAATTCTCCCTCTGGGCTTCACCTTTTCTTTCCCCTGCCATCAGAAGGAAATTGACaaggtctcacacacacactccaacgATCcagtttcagttttttgtctgacattctgtttgtgtgtgtgtggggagcaGAGCATCTTGATCCGCTGGACCAAAGGCTTCCAATGCTCGGGGGTGGAGGGCCATGATGTGGTGCAGCTCCTGCGAGAAGCAATTCAGCGGCAAGGG GATTACGACGTGGGCTCCATCGCCATGGTTAATGACACCGTGGGCACCATGATGAGCTGCGGCTACAGGGACCAAAGCTGCGAGATCGGCATGATCATCG GCACGGGCACCAACGCGTGCTACATGGAGGAGATGAAGAACGTGAAACGTGTGGATTGCACCCAAGGACGCATGTGCATTAACACCGAGTGGGGCGGCTTCGGCGACAACGGTTCGCTCGCGGACATTCAGACCGAGTTTGACGTCCAGGTGGACAAGACGTCCATAAACCCCGGCGTCCACAC CTTTGAGAAGATGATCAGCGGCATGTACCTGGGTGAGATAGTGCGCCTCATTCTGGTGAAGATGACAAAAGACGGGCTGCTGTTCAAGGGGCAGGCATCGGAGGCGCTGCTGTCACCGGGCGGATTTGAAACCAAGTACATCTCCCACATAGAAGA AGAGCTCAGTGGCCTGGAGAACGGGAACAAAATCTTGAGCAACTTGGGTCTGGCGTGGGAGCCGGTGGACGTGCGTGTGGTGCGGATGGTCTGCGACACGGTGTCGTCGCGCTCGGCTCGCCTCTGCGCCGCCGCTTTGGCCACCCTCGTCAACCGCATGAGGGTCGCCCGCGGCCTGGAACGCCTGAAAACCACCGTGGGAGTGGACGGCTCTGTATACCGCAAACACCCCAA CTTCAGCGCCGAGTTGCAGGCCACGGTGCGCCAGCTGGCCCCCAAATGCGACGTCAGCTACCTTCTCTCGGAGGACGGCAGCGGCAAAGGTGCCGCCATGGTAACGGCGGTGGCGCTGAGGCTGGCCCGCGAGTCCCGCCTGCTGGATGACAGCGACGGTGAGGACAGCGACGACGAAGAGCAATGA
- the zgc:77151 gene encoding AT-rich interactive domain-containing protein 5B has product MEHNAIQWLGAPSCQRGSYAFYKSVGSKSQTDGPMQVWRLGEFYFVRCGPEDPVCIAEVTLLWEDQVQRHLLASARLYFLPEDTPKGRTREHGEDEVLAVSRKMVLRVEDLVRWSCAEPPAWSGRSKAAPHSAPNGLHKPAQESDTDGNATDHKPLKDRSENGAAECQSVKVLSYPQYCRYRSLQRRIQDGARGPTLQDVHLLALGGVRVSPSTRLMYCRDTFNHPTLESSVSFSWNFRCPSLSLRGRPRKRRGRDGRDTPTSSQSESWIEKMKENVMGSVEVGGDDGWLPHPEEQLFLDELFTFMERQGSPIHKVPNLGFKKIDLFLMYSVVRRLGGYEKVTSERMWKVVYNELGGCPGSTSAATCTRRHYERLMLPYEEHLIAGGMELKIPQCSLAVKPRGIRGRKPLPRGRKPGPKVKAKMADMTAPGAGEGTAVVVKRGRGRPPGKRNKATLMAEAKLLAQQQARVKAESPTPLLVAPSANGLTPSNSAPQVSQPALLPVNMPLATDPSPMSTPFLPFPPKPKEPEDRTGESAPVLLSGLPRHFVGGSLGGFSPIKGLCPLDVLRNCVGFQRVTESPALTPQEPNQPHMTIYTLQPKRGNPDTPLPSGDQLLPPPARPIHQHHSMCSGCTVDEDAHRGSVREARNRHPLPPLRVLPLDLDCSVQVRQLMRTRLGSSQFQTFSRRLSEVLSQDLSTKPPCTPFTPPPEQALPLNLSKRFTLKRPDADPAELTRSTTNGTEYEPSLKRVKADCSERPADFSMGGGHGRPISGSTGGGGQELGAKSQEEPADLSSPSRIRAFLLGLPPFQVKLDEDLNGIKFGKVPSGSETESQRTVSVKKEGEAALMDMSNHKSESITKQVGNVEMLNEDVKEDGNALADKMENLCGQMIANVEKHDVDVSKGHPSPVLPQAGALVLAQQS; this is encoded by the exons ATGGAGCACAATGCAatacag TGGTTGGGTGCTCCTTCCTGCCAGAGAGGCAGCTATGCCTTCTATAAGTCGGTCGGCAGCAAAAGCCAAACCGACGGCCCCATGCAGGTGTGGCGGCTGGGCGAGTTTTACTTTGTTCGCTGCGGGCCCGAAGATCCCGTGTGCATTGCCGAG GTGACCTTGTTGTGGGAAGACCAGGTGCAGCGCCACCTCCTGGCCAGCGCCAGACTCTACTTCCTGCCGGAAGACACGCCAAAGGGTCGAACCCGAGAGCACGGGGAG GACGAGGTCCTGGCCGTGTCCCGAAAGATGGTGTTGCGGGTGGAGGATCTGGTGCGCTGGTCGTGCGCCGAGCCGCCGGCGTGGAGCGGTAGATCAAAGGCGGCGCCCCACAGCGCCCCCAATGGGCTCCATAAACCGGCGCAGGAGAGCGACACCGACGGCAACGCAACCGACCACAAGCCACTAAAGGACAGGAGTGAAA ATGGCGCAGCCGAGTGCCAGAGCGTCAAAGTCCTCAGCTACCCCCAGTACTGCCGCTACCGTTCGCTGCAGAGGCGCATTCAGGACGGCGCCCGGGGCCCGACGCTGCAGGATGTCCACCTTCTAGCCTTGGGCGGCGTCAGGGTGTCACCCAGCACCCGCTTGATGTACTGCAGGGACACCTTCAACCACCCCACGCTGGAAAGCAGCGTCAGCTTTTCCTGGAACTTCC GATGTCCGTCTCTTAGCCTCCGAGGACGACCTCGCAAGAGACGAGGCCGCGATGGCAGAGACACTCCGACATCCAGCCAGTCGGAGTCCTGGATTGAGAAGATGAAG GAGAACGTGATGGGCAGCGTGGAGGTGGGCGGCGATGACGGCTGGCTCCCGCACCCCGAAGAGCAGCTGTTCCTGGACGAGCTCTTCACTTTCATGGAGCGTCAAGGCTCTCCCATCCACAAAGTGCCCAATCTCGGCTTCAAGAAAA TCGACCTCTTCCTCATGTACTCGGTGGTCAGACGTCTAGGAGGCTACGAAAAG GTGACGTCGGAGCGCATGTGGAAGGTGGTTTACAACGAGTTGGGCGGATGTCCCGGCAGCACCAGCGCCGCCACTTGCACCAGAAGACATTACGAAAG GTTGATGCTCCCGTACGAAGAGCACCTGATAGCCGGAGGCATGGAACTCAAAATCCCACAATGCAGCCTGGCCGTGAAGCCCAGAGGCATCCGAGGGAGGAAGCCGCTCCCGCGGGGAAGAAAACCCGGACCCAAAGTCAAAGCCAAGATGGCAGAT ATGACCGCCCCCGGCGCCGGCGAGGGCACGGCGGTGGTGGTGAAGCGGGGGCGAGGCCGTCCGCCCGGCAAGCGCAACAAGGCCACGCTGATGGCCGAGGCCAAACTGCTGGCTCAGCAACAAGCCAGAGTCAAAGCGGAGTCTCCCACGCCTCTCCTGGTAGCCCCAAGCGCCAATGGACTGACGCCAAGCAACAGCGCGCCGCAG GTGTCGCAGCCAGCCCTCCTCCCTGTGAACATGCCCCTCGCCACGGACCCGTCCCCCATGTCTACCCCTTTCCTCCCCTTTCCACCCAAGCCAAAGGAGCCCGAGGATCGGACCGGGGAGTCCGCACCCGTCCTCCTCTCCGGCCTGCCTCGCCACTTTGTGGGCGGGTCGTTGGGAGGTTTTAGCCCCATCAAAGGTCTGTGTCCCCTGGACGTACTAAGGAACTGCGTGGGCTTCCAGAGGGTCACAGAGAGCCCGGCCCTGACGCCCCAAGAACCGAATCAGCCGCACATGACTATCTACACCTTGCAACCCAAACGCGGAAACCCGGACACGCCTCTCCCGAGCGGAGACCAGTTGCTTCCGCCGCCGGCCCGCCCGATTCACCAGCACCACAGCATGTGCTCGGGGTGCACCGTAGACGAGGACGCCCACAGGGGGAGTGTCCGAGAGGCCAGGAACCGCCACCCTCTGCCCCCTCTCCGGGTCCTGCCTTTGGACCTGGACTGTAGTGTCCAAGTACGACAACTGATGAGGACTCGTCTGGGTTCGAGTCAGTTTCAAACCTTCTCCCGCCGGCTGTCCGAGGTGCTTTCCCAGGACTTGAGCACCAAGCCGCCTTGCACGCCCTTCACGCCACCGCCGGAGCAGGCCCTGCCCCTCAACCTCAGCAAACGCTTTACGCTCAAGAGACCCGACGCGGACCCGGCCGAGCTCACTCGATCGACCACTAACGGAACAGAGTACGAGCCGTCTCTCAAAAGAGTCAAAGCCGACTGCTCGGAGCGCCCCGCAGACTTTAGCATGGGCGGTGGCCACGGGCGCCCCATATCGGGGTCCACCGGAGGCGGAGGCCAGGAACTTGGAGCCAAAAGCCAGGAGGAGCCGGCAGACCTGAGCTCCCCCAGCAGGATCAGGGCCTTCCTGCTCGGTCTGCCGCCATTCCAGGTGAAACTGGACGAGGATCTGAACGGAATCAAGTTCGGCAAAGTTCCGTCGGGCTCCGAGACGGAAAGCCAGAGGACCGTATCGGTTAAGAAAGAAGGCGAAGCGGCGCTAATGGATATGAGTAACCACAAATCAGAGTCCATAACCAAACAGGTAGGAAATGTCGAGATGCTGAACGAGGACGTCAAGGAGGATGGGAATGCCTTGGCGGATAAAATGGAGAACTTGTGCGGTCAGATGATAGCCAATGTGGAAAAACACGACGTGGACGTCTCAAAGGGCCACCCGAGCCCCGTTCTGCCCCAGGCCGGTGCTCTGGTCCTGGCTCAGCAGAGTTGA